The Kitasatospora sp. NBC_00374 genome has a segment encoding these proteins:
- a CDS encoding TolB family protein produces MTRNRTRLLILLVAVVLLGAVGTGAVRYAADRSGRRDQEQAGGPQVRTGPVSLRPDGRQLLVRNLAWGPHRDELATVAADRPDGPRTVSGVKCLRFHAAAGTGICLQAERGALEDTYRAVVLDAQLHELRHFPAAGIPTRARVSPSGHLVAWTVFVSGDSYAGTDFSTRTAIVDTRTWAVEDNLETFAVTKDGKPYRASDINIWGVTFADDGGFYATLATGGQTYLVRGDVAARTLTTLHQNVECPSLSPDGTRVAYKKRVTGASPDAPWRLYVLDLRTMAETATAEQRNIDDQALWADDATLVYALPGDYGSDLWTVPADGGGAAGQLMTSAVAPAYLG; encoded by the coding sequence ATGACCCGCAACCGCACCCGCCTGCTGATCCTGCTGGTCGCCGTCGTGCTGCTCGGCGCGGTCGGCACCGGCGCGGTGCGGTACGCCGCCGACCGCTCCGGCCGGCGCGACCAGGAACAGGCGGGCGGCCCGCAGGTGCGCACCGGCCCGGTCTCGCTGCGCCCGGACGGCCGGCAGCTGCTGGTCCGCAACCTGGCCTGGGGCCCGCACCGCGACGAGCTGGCCACCGTGGCCGCCGACCGGCCGGACGGCCCGCGCACCGTCTCCGGCGTCAAGTGCCTGCGCTTCCACGCCGCCGCCGGCACCGGAATCTGCCTGCAGGCGGAGCGCGGCGCGCTGGAGGACACCTACCGGGCGGTGGTGCTCGACGCCCAGCTGCACGAACTGCGCCACTTCCCGGCCGCCGGCATCCCGACCCGGGCCCGGGTCTCGCCCTCCGGCCACCTGGTGGCCTGGACGGTCTTCGTCAGCGGCGACTCGTACGCGGGCACCGACTTCTCCACCCGCACCGCGATCGTGGACACCCGCACCTGGGCGGTCGAGGACAACCTGGAGACCTTCGCCGTCACCAAGGACGGCAAGCCGTACCGGGCGTCCGACATCAACATCTGGGGCGTCACCTTCGCCGACGACGGCGGCTTCTACGCCACCCTGGCGACCGGCGGGCAGACCTACCTGGTCCGGGGAGACGTGGCCGCGCGCACCCTCACCACCCTGCACCAGAACGTCGAATGCCCCTCGCTGTCCCCCGACGGCACCCGGGTCGCCTACAAGAAGCGGGTCACCGGGGCCTCGCCCGACGCGCCCTGGCGGCTGTACGTGCTGGACCTGCGGACGATGGCCGAGACCGCCACCGCCGAGCAGCGCAACATCGACGACCAGGCGCTGTGGGCCGACGACGCCACCCTCGTCTACGCCCTCCCCGGCGACTACGGCTCCGACCTGTGGACCGTCCCCGCCGACGGCGGCGGTGCGGCCGGGCAGTTGATGACCTCCGCCGTCGCCCCGGCCTACCTGGGCTAG
- a CDS encoding GNAT family N-acetyltransferase, whose translation MLFRSTVEADLDRFLPLVTVDPASGMTPEKYRENLADRQYRPERTWIAEDGAGTVLALAVWWGGSDEERPAALDGLFVHPSLGTGEERTDLAARLLGAAHTAFAATGPNAPPEYHVFLPGDWHERPEAVAALTWRREAARRAGLPAELERLRYAWTPQDARPEPARLLAFEPEPDDGVFVGLFHRTLAGSLDSHSLKEAAELGAEAQARADVEFYRTFMRGERSWWRVARDADGEVVGFGLPSRNHAFPVIGYLGVLPEYRGRGYVGEILGEITRILLAEAAPEEIRADTDLGNVPMAAAFERAGYRNFARRLVFSAT comes from the coding sequence GTGCTGTTCCGCTCCACCGTCGAGGCCGACCTCGACCGTTTTCTCCCCCTCGTCACCGTCGATCCCGCGAGCGGGATGACCCCCGAGAAGTACCGCGAGAACCTCGCGGACCGCCAGTACCGCCCCGAGCGGACCTGGATCGCCGAGGACGGGGCCGGCACCGTCCTGGCCCTGGCCGTCTGGTGGGGCGGCTCCGACGAGGAGCGCCCCGCCGCCCTGGACGGCCTGTTCGTCCACCCGTCGCTCGGTACCGGCGAGGAGCGCACCGACCTCGCCGCACGGCTGCTCGGCGCCGCGCACACGGCCTTCGCCGCCACCGGCCCGAACGCCCCGCCGGAGTACCACGTCTTCCTGCCGGGCGACTGGCACGAGCGGCCCGAGGCGGTGGCCGCCCTGACCTGGCGCCGGGAGGCGGCCCGGCGGGCCGGGCTCCCGGCGGAGCTGGAACGGCTGCGCTACGCCTGGACCCCGCAGGACGCCCGGCCGGAGCCGGCCCGGCTGCTGGCCTTCGAGCCGGAACCGGACGACGGGGTCTTCGTCGGCCTGTTCCACCGGACGCTGGCCGGCAGCCTGGACTCGCACTCGCTCAAGGAGGCGGCCGAGCTGGGCGCCGAGGCGCAGGCCCGCGCGGACGTGGAGTTCTACCGCACGTTCATGCGCGGCGAGCGGTCCTGGTGGCGCGTCGCCCGTGACGCCGACGGCGAGGTGGTCGGGTTCGGCCTCCCCTCCCGCAACCACGCCTTCCCGGTGATCGGCTACCTGGGTGTGCTGCCCGAGTACCGCGGGCGCGGCTACGTCGGCGAGATCCTGGGCGAGATCACCCGGATCCTGCTGGCGGAGGCCGCCCCGGAGGAGATCCGGGCCGACACCGACCTCGGCAACGTGCCGATGGCCGCCGCCTTCGAACGGGCGGGCTACCGCAACTTCGCCCGCCGGCTGGTGTTCTCGGCCACCTGA
- a CDS encoding MFS transporter, translating to MYLADSRSTKAAAAPDTRPGRRPAAVPGTVLALGAVSLITDVSSEMVTAVLPLYVVATLGLSPLGFGLLDGINNGVGALVRLTGGHLADRGGRRHKVVAGLGYGLSAACKPLLLLAHGLPLISAVLAVDRTGKGLRTAPRDAMISLATPPEHRGRAFGVHRAMDTTGALLGPLAAFAVLRVAGGPLLGEGAGAGGYDAVFAVSGCVAALGVLVLVLFVPRRITPAEAEPAGPRPTLRDSLALLHRPELRRLAVCAALLGLTTISDSFLYLLLQRELRLPAHLFPLLPLGTAATFLLLAVPLGALADRIGRRRLFLAGHGLLLLGYGLVLSPLRGLPVLAVVLVLHGAFYASTDGVLAAATAGAVPAAQQGAGQALVGTGQALARFACSLAFGAAWSLWGGRTALAVAAAALAAGTVVAAFVLRPTDEVSA from the coding sequence GTGTACCTCGCGGACTCCCGCAGCACCAAGGCCGCCGCCGCCCCGGACACCCGTCCGGGGCGGCGGCCGGCCGCCGTGCCCGGCACCGTCCTGGCCCTCGGCGCGGTCAGCCTGATCACCGACGTCTCCTCGGAGATGGTCACCGCCGTCCTCCCGCTCTACGTGGTCGCCACCCTCGGCCTGTCCCCGCTCGGCTTCGGCCTGCTGGACGGCATCAACAACGGCGTCGGCGCGCTCGTCCGGCTCACCGGCGGCCACCTGGCCGACCGCGGCGGCCGTCGCCACAAGGTGGTGGCCGGCCTCGGCTACGGGCTCTCCGCCGCCTGCAAACCGCTGCTGCTGCTCGCCCACGGCCTGCCGCTGATCAGCGCGGTGCTCGCCGTCGACCGCACCGGCAAGGGCCTGCGCACCGCCCCCCGGGACGCGATGATCTCGCTGGCCACGCCGCCCGAGCACCGCGGGCGGGCGTTCGGCGTGCACCGGGCGATGGACACCACCGGCGCGCTGCTCGGCCCGCTGGCGGCCTTCGCGGTGCTGCGGGTGGCGGGTGGGCCCCTCCTCGGCGAAGGCGCCGGGGCGGGCGGGTACGACGCGGTGTTCGCGGTCAGCGGGTGTGTCGCCGCGCTCGGCGTCCTGGTGCTGGTGCTCTTCGTCCCCCGGCGGATCACCCCGGCCGAGGCCGAACCGGCGGGCCCCCGCCCGACCCTGCGCGACTCGCTGGCCCTGCTGCACCGCCCCGAGCTGCGCCGGCTGGCCGTGTGTGCGGCCCTGTTGGGCCTGACCACAATCAGCGACTCCTTCCTCTACCTGCTGCTCCAGCGCGAACTGCGGCTTCCCGCCCACCTGTTCCCGCTGCTGCCGCTCGGCACCGCCGCCACGTTCCTGCTGCTGGCCGTCCCGCTCGGCGCGCTCGCCGACCGGATCGGGCGGCGCCGGCTCTTCCTGGCCGGCCACGGCCTCCTGCTGCTCGGCTACGGCCTGGTGCTCTCGCCGCTGCGCGGGCTGCCGGTGCTGGCCGTCGTCCTGGTGCTGCACGGCGCCTTCTACGCGTCCACCGACGGCGTGCTCGCCGCCGCGACCGCCGGCGCCGTACCGGCCGCGCAGCAGGGCGCGGGGCAGGCACTGGTCGGTACCGGCCAGGCGCTGGCCCGGTTCGCCTGCTCGCTCGCCTTCGGCGCGGCCTGGAGCCTGTGGGGCGGGCGGACCGCGCTCGCCGTCGCCGCCGCCGCGCTGGCGGCCGGCACCGTGGTGGCCGCCTTCGTCCTCCGTCCCACCGATGAGGTGTCCGCATGA
- a CDS encoding OsmC family protein: protein MNRLHSYTASITWTGNLGTGTSGYRAYGRSHEVAAEGRPTIPGSSDPAFRGDPARWNPEQLLLASIAQCHLLWYLHHCAVNGVVVVSYRDEPEGTMAETATGGHFTEAVLRPRVEVAEAGMVERALALHRDAHASCFIANSVNFPVRHDPTVSVRV from the coding sequence ATGAACAGGCTGCACAGCTACACCGCGAGCATCACCTGGACCGGCAACCTCGGTACCGGCACCAGCGGTTACCGCGCCTACGGGCGCTCGCACGAGGTCGCCGCCGAGGGCCGGCCGACCATCCCCGGCAGCTCCGACCCGGCCTTCCGCGGCGATCCGGCGCGGTGGAACCCGGAGCAGTTGCTGCTCGCCTCGATCGCCCAGTGCCACCTGCTCTGGTACCTGCACCACTGCGCCGTCAACGGCGTGGTGGTGGTCTCCTACCGGGACGAGCCCGAGGGCACCATGGCCGAGACCGCGACGGGCGGGCACTTCACCGAGGCGGTACTGCGGCCGCGGGTCGAGGTGGCCGAGGCCGGGATGGTCGAGCGCGCCCTCGCCCTGCACCGGGACGCGCACGCCTCCTGCTTCATCGCGAACTCGGTCAACTTCCCGGTCCGGCACGATCCGACGGTGTCCGTCCGGGTCTGA